In Solanum stenotomum isolate F172 chromosome 6, ASM1918654v1, whole genome shotgun sequence, one DNA window encodes the following:
- the LOC125868583 gene encoding uncharacterized protein LOC125868583 has product MNTRANRRRAEEGVVDEGVPLQGSRIGEDPQGFFDEIYKIVDAMGVSFREKAEFASYQLKEVAQIWYTQWKANRSEEAGPIEWEEFKEAFLESKMTRVRKDLKRSRYEDQGQPRFKKRAPNQDFSSAPKVNHEGGGGSQIAKPTCSTCGKKHFGKCLSGTSGCYGCGKNDHKVRDCPYNVSKGRNARQTPYSGPSVDGQARNRFYALQANKEANPDEGADKS; this is encoded by the exons aTGAATACGAGGGCTAATCGAAGGAGAGCGGAAGAAGGGGTAGTTGATGAGGGAGTTCCTCTCCAAG GCTCAAGaattggagaagatccccaaggATTCTTTGATGAGATTTACAAAATTGTGGATGCTATGGGAGTATCTTTTAGAGAGAAAGCGGAATTTGCttcataccaattgaaggagGTGGCCCAAATTTGGTACACTCAATGGAAGGCAAATAGGTCAGAGGAAGCGGGTCCTATAgagtgggaggagtttaaggaagcATTCTTG gagtctaAGATGACTAGGGTGAGGAAAGATTTAAAAAGGAGTAGGTATGAGGATCAAGGACAACCTAGGTTTAAGAAGAGGGCTCCAAATCAAGATTTCtcaagtgctcctaaggttaACCATGAAGGAGGTGGTGGTTCTCAAATTGCTAAGCCTACTTGTTCCACTTGTGGAAAGAAGCATTTTGGGAAGTGTCTATCCGGCACTAGTGGTTGCTATGGCTGTGGGAAAAATGATCACAAGGTGAGAGATTGTCCTTATAATGTGTCTAAAGGAAGGAATGCTAGGCAAACTCCTTATAGTGGTCCTAGTGTTGATGGTCAAGCAAGGAAtcgtttctatgctctccaagctaaCAAGGAAGCAAATCCGGATGAAGGTGCCGATAAGTCATAG